The region ATGTTATCTGAAGACCTGAAACCTCTAAGGTGCAGTGATCAGTCAGGAGAGCTTGCCAGGGAATGGTCACAGATATACTGCTCACAAAGCCATCCACTATCTCCAGAGGGGCCCCCAGGGACTCCAGAAACTCGTTGACCGCCTGCATCAAAGAGGGGTAACTCAGTGATTTCATGAAATCAGGAATAGCATTTCATATTTCCCCTTATCGTATCACAAACGAATGTCAAGACGCACAATAGAAGGCGTAGCTTACATTTGTTTTGATACGAGTTAACTTTGTTCCTTGATGGGTTCCAGTTAAGGTCAGTACTAAGAAATGTGAGCTAGGCTAAAAGCGTGACGTTGAAGATTGTTGTTCAACTCCGGAGCAGTTGCGAAACCTTCAAGTGTGCTCGACAAAAACACCAGATGACGACTTGTCGGGAGGGGGAAAGCGTGACATTACTTTTgctcctctttttaaaaactcacCCAAACATCGAGGTTGATTTCTTTGATGACGCCACTGCCATTGTACAGGTCCAAGCCCAGCTGGTCCAGGCTCAGGCGCTCCTGTAAAAAGTGTCCGAGGTAGTGCTGCAAAAGGTACCGACAGGCCCGCTTCTTGATTGAGCCGGACCAGGGGAAAAGCCAGCGAGACATAGGGCCAGAGACAGCGGGGATAGGGAGAAAAGAGGTGGCGGAGGAGGACGAGTGCGACTACAGTCCTCTGGCAACTGCATAACAGAGCAACACAAAGTCTGCAAACAAGGAATGAGGTGCAGTTAGCTAGAGGGGGCTAAGGAAGGGTAGACGCaactccagctcttcctcagctTCAACACCGAAACTCGACAATTCTTTGCGCCCGCACCGACGAGTCACCCCCGTTACATTTCGACACGTCGAAGAACCAGTCTGTCGTCGCCTCGGTCCATATTTTCGGTTCGAATTCGAGCGACAGATGCCGTCAGCGCGTCTCCCTTGTTTCTGGGTTGTTTATTGTTATCATACGCCAACTGATGGTAAGTGAAACGCGCGTGCGTCACACGTAGCCGTGACGAAAGCAAAACCCGGAAGTGCGCCCCCCATGTGCCTACAATGCGACGTTCAAGCACTTCTAATAGACGCTGTTTTCACTTCATTCCACTAAATGTAACTGTAGCTAGGAGTTGTAGGGTTGATTGAAGTTCAAATAAAACTCATTCGATGTGCaacaaaaatatttaatttttgaTATAATACAAATGAATATGAACAGACAAACTACTGGCCACTTGTCTTATATACTTAAACATAGTAATATTAAACAAATGACCCAAATCTGACAGCGACAACTGTGACATCAGCTCTGAATTTCAATGCAATTTACATTTGGCTGTTAAAACACAAAGGGATTTACAAAAAGTAACCTTTTaccaataaaagaaaaagaaataaaaaaataacggataaaacagaacacataaataaaaaggattCCAAGTCAGTTTAATTCCAGACATGATTCAATTCTTCATTTTATGAATGCAACATCTGGGATCTTGCCTTCCAtctgaaacaaaagaaataaaattagTGTTGCTATAAAAATAATGGTAGAAGAAAATAGGGACGTCCTAATCACATTTTTTCCCAACTGTACATTTCTATGCTTCCACTCCTCTTTCCTCAAATGAGTAATGTTTACAACATGGACGTATGGACAACGCAACATTACAATTTGATATATTAGTGATCCTGATACTTTGAAAACTATGTGACCCAATATATAGGGTCAATATGAGGGACAACCCTAGAAAAAAATGAAGTTACCTTTAACTGAGTGAAAACTTGGGCTGCTGCATTGAAATCCCACGCGTTGTCTTGCAGACATCTACATAGGAGAGTTGAGATGATCCaaattaaatgattaaattgtCAGGTCATGAGCAGTCCTGCAGATATCAAATCACTCACTTCTGGGACCATTCCAGGTTCATGCCAGACTTCTGTGAGAAAGCTGTGAGCATATCTTGCTGTGACGCCGTTAGTGTCGGGACAGGGCTGGAAGATGGAGTCGGGGCAGGAGCAACAAAGGCTCGCCGGATCTCCTCTGTCGTTGCCATTCGAATGAAAAGCTGGTCGTTGACAATGCACAGACTGTTGCACAGAGACAGGCGGGAAAACAGTCAGACTTCAACATTCACAACATCTTTGTGCACTTCAGTCTCGTGTCAATTCCACATTTTATGTTACAGTTTCTGCAGAGTGGCAGCAATAATTTTAGCTCACTTGCTAAACCTACCCAGTATTTCCAGCTGGGACTGTGATGAATACTCGAGAGAACGCCATAGTGGACTCACGGGACTTTGCATCAACAGCAACTGAAAAACAGACGACAATAACACAGTCAGTTCAGCTGAATGCTGCAAGAACTCAATCTGGAAGAACACAACTCACCTTCTTTAAAGATTCCGCTAACTGTGAACGCCAGTAGGGTGTGCTGTGAGTGAAGAAGTAGTTTGTAAAATGAACTGGATGATTTAAAGTTGAAAAACAGCAATGCTAAAAAAGCCGTGAACTCACAGTGTAGGTGTTCACATCAACAGTGAAGGAGGCAATGTCGTGCTGAGTTTTGGGCAACTCGTTCAGAAAAGCCACTACATTTAGCCGCGTGTGCTTGAGCAGCCGGTACCGTATTGCTAAAGGAGACAAAAGAGCGGTAAACAGAATATACTCACACCACGTGGACATGCTGCTTCGAATCTAAAGGTACACTCACTTGAGTCTTTCAACCTCTTCAGGTTTCGACTGTCTTTATGATACTCTCCCAGACTGCTCCTGTGAGAGATGGATGATCCATGAATGTAGATTCCACCAGCAGCAACTTTTTTATGGCGCATGAGGGAATAGTTCTCTGTTCAGCTCTTTGAAACAGCCTCTGCTCTGACTGCCTGAtgtctcttttctttattttgggaGGTGCCACCTCTACCCTGCACTCAGCCAGCCTAAGTCCTTGGGACAATGATGATAGTTGCATGGATGTGTGTATTCCTACCTTGAGGGGTTCTGGGTGGAGTAGGGTGTTGTGAGGGAAAAGGACGCTCCATCATGGTAAGCATCCAGGAGCGGCTGCCTGTCACCTGAATCGTATACGCTGTAGTACCTACAGCCAAGACATTGTGCGAAAAGTTCATCAACTTACTTGTGCATAAGCCCTTTTGAGGCACTTGTTGTCTGGTGGGTTTGGCCACAATGACCTTTAAGGCTGGTCTAAATTTTATGTAAAAGTTAAGCTCACTGTTGCAAAAACCGGAGGATGAGAGCCTTGATATCATCTGAGCAAAAACAGCTGCCCTGTAATGACATTTGAAAATTGTTTTAGTGACACTGCAAAGATTTAAAGGAACTACTTCTTTCAATGCGATCATGATAAAACCAGTCAATTGAAGGGCATAATAAAAAGCACGGTAGATAATTACAGCAAAGCATGCCGACTGAAGTGGTTTCTAAGAAACTGAAATAAATTGGTAACCTTGCACGGAGGGATGGTGGTGGGCGTTTCCACATCAAAACCGATGGGAGGGGGCAGGTCTTGACCGTCCTGAAAGGACACATGAGACTCTGAACTTTTACTGTAACCCTCAGAAGCAAATGGAGTTTCAAAACATCCATTAAAAACTGGATATTCATCTTCAGAACCAGTAGCATTTTGTCACATTACCTACCAGTTTAAGGAGTCGTGGAAACCGCTCCCGCACAGCACTGGTACGAAAGAAACAAATCCAGAGCAGAAATGTTAAATCACAAATCAACAAAGTCATCATGCATGCACTTGCTTTGGGGTCACAATCACTGGTCCTTTTAATGCAATGAAGTCTCTTAGTAATGATAATTTAATTTCATGGCACAGGATGTATACAGAGTTGCCTTTGGTCTTTATCAAATTATTCCACCGATGAATTATCATGCATATAGTTCTGTCTTAGATCAGGCTTTCCACATGTTTTCCATTACAGATCGTACTTACCAACAGGGATACTCACCCCCTCTCCCCCAATATGTAGACACAGTGATTGGACATAGGGAAGCaacatttattcttttttttttttttttaaagcacaaacacagaatCATGCAGACCCGTGGTCAACCAGGCTGACCAGGAAACCAGTAAACACCatgttgaatttttttttttttaaaaaagggttaAATATTACTGGAGAGTGGTGATCAGCCCCCCAGTCCTGTGCCATCCTAAGACTGTCATTGAAAAAAACATAACAGGGTCCATTATGataacagagacagacacataGAGAACGTTTCATCACAGGTGAGTATGTGGCTGGCTCCACAACTATCAGTGATACGGGTCTATATGAAAGCTTAAGTGAAAGAAAAGGCAAACTGGTCACAAAGTGAGCTGCAACCAGCAATCCCAGCATCCATCCCATTAGCTCCCCCTGCTGCACATTACCTGCTGAATTTCCCTTCAATTTGGAATTTCTCCATCAAGTCTAAAGAGTTTGGTTtttgataaatgttttttttttaaaaaaaaataggtttTCATTGTTAAATTGAAATCCCAGTTTAAGAAAAACTGAAATCCTAAATATTTGATCCAGTGTTTTTCAGTGCATTCTTAATCCTGAAACTCTTTCTCTAATCAGCACCTGAAATGTAGTGCTTGAGCTTCTGTTCCTTGTGAAAAATGAGCTTCTCCATCCCTCAACGCAGAGCGTATTCCCATCAGGAGGGAGTAAGATGAGTTTGCCAAGCTCCACGTCGTTcactgcacagcagcagcttgtcCACAATGAGCCAAAAACAACCACCTTATTGGAGGAGACATGTTACACTCTCTGGGTGACCAATGGTCAGCTTAATGACCCATAATATTCCCTCTGCATCGGCCCCAAGACTTGTCCTTTTGGGTCCCATCTTCGCAGcttcttctgattcttctcAGGGACCAAGGCTGAGTAATCGTGACTGTGCCTGCCTTAGGTTGTCCCAGGGTTTCAAGGTGGGATCTTACCCGTCATCGGCCATCCAGCCTTCCATACTCGCCTGATACAGGGGGCCAAATGGGCAATGGTGTTGCAAGCAGAGAGATTATGACTGGCTGTAAATTCAGTTTCATCCGAATATTGACGAGGCCACTGTGGAGTCTTTGTTGCCATTAATCTCATTTTACAGCACTGCTCAACAAACAGTGCTTGGGTTGATATTTTCTAAAACAGCTTATAGAAAATTATTGAACACTGCTTCTGTCAGACTGCTTCTTTTGCAAAGTGCTTGCCctcagatatttaaaaaaaatatatatatattattttagcAGCTTATGGGGTAGCTAATGAAGATGTGATGGGAACCTGACGACAGCATCACTGGGGAACCAAAGAATAAGACAAAGCTTGAAAATCTCACACACAAGGGCAAAAGCGAGGAGTGCTCCAACTGTGGATTTAAATCAAGTTAAAAGGAAACCGAGTTACTGTCCTTCACAGTTTAAAGCGAAAAACATGTAGTTTACGGTCAGAAAATAGAAACAATAGGACAAAACGAGAAGTATTTCAGATCAAACTCTCCATAAAGACCCTAAGTTCTGCCTGCTTGACCCAACAGTTTTCCACTGAGCATTGGGAAAGCTCTTTCTATTATTAGACAGCTATTTTACattaacacacaaacaaatcatCATACACCCACCTAACCACAAAGATCTATCTTCTGTTGCGCAATACCAAAAAATGTTTGCACAAGAAAAGCTTCTGGACCCAACCACCTCCCCAGAAAAATACCACACTGCTGGGAAATGCCCTCAGAAtctctcctctcaccccccGTAATTGCTGACTGACCTGATGTATACAGCCTGATCTTTGAAAAGGTCACACAAAGGATTTCTGTTCAGCCACAGCTCCACCAACTTCAGGCCTTTCAACTTGTCCAGCTCCCGGTCAGACTTtagctaaataaaacaaaatgatatGACAAAAAATGAATTACactaaaatgtgtcttttctctgGGTCTGACCCATAATACCCATGAATATTCTGATAAATTCAACAGAAATTGCAGTAATCTTCATggcacacttttttttttctttcttacagcgaacagtgtttatttattttgatgggCATGGAGCGGAACGATGTGTTACCCTAGATCAATATTTAGATATATTACCTCATTGTTGGAGAGGTTCAGGGTTTTAAGATGAGGAACCTTGGTGACCAATTCAGCAAGGTCATCAAGCTTGTGGATACGATTGTTACTTAGGTTCAAACTTGTCAGCTGACGAGAAAAAAAGTCCCAATGCAGTCACTTAATTACAAATCAACCAAAGCAACTATATTATCCCTTAATTTTCAGAAAACAGTAATATCACCTCTGGAATGTTTTCTTCAATGATCTTGATGACAGCttccatgtttgtttttctattcaAGATGACTTCAATGTTCTGGGACACTAGATCTGCCAtaaaaaatgttaatattttaaatcattaGCGCTTGATCAAAAGTTTTATCAGCTCATTTACTACCGATTCAGGAAGGATATATTTACCTGGGTCTGTTCGAATGTTATTCAAATCCAGTGCCTGTTGGGAGCCATCAAACCGTTTCGACATGCATTGCtgtgaaagatttaaaaaaattaataaagattggtgtgtttttctgtgtttagaGTTCTGTGTATGAAAAACAAATTATTGTTTCACACTCAACTATCACAACAAAGGTATAAGACTAATTTAATTCCTTCTATttcacctttagaggctccaAGTGCTCAGGCTTCAGCTCAGAAAGGAGGTaagagggtggagcagaggggTTCACATGCACCTCCACCTTTAACAGTATCAAAAGGAAACAATGAGATATAATTTGCACAGCTATTGACAATATTAATTTATGGCATCATTAAAATTGCCAGAACGAAAATTAAGAACACACCTTATAACCATCTCTGTCGGTGATCTTGTGAGTGCATTTGTGCAAGGCATTGGCAGTAGCCGAATCATCAATGTAGAAATGAGCCCTGCTGTGGTCAATGTGGTACTGGGGAGGAGAAAAGTGAGTATGTGGAAGATGGGTAAAAAGAACATGGTCCATTTTGCATCTAGCAACTGTAATAGCTTGAAATCTGTAAAATTGCATGATTTATTATTGGTAGTTTAAGATTAAATCGCATCACATAAATCATATAATTCCTTACCTGCACAGGTTTAAAAGGCACTGAGCAAATGTTCTGAAGAGCTCCCAATAGCCACTTCTTGTCATATTTCTTTCCATGTGGTATCTGCCAAGAAAAAGGTACACTAATATAGTAAAATGAAGATCACATACAAATATGTACAAGATCTGTGATACCTATTGTAATACGCACCGTTACTTTGTACCAGCCTGTTTGATTTTTCCCACCTCCACCACTGTTGCCTCCT is a window of Takifugu rubripes chromosome 14, fTakRub1.2, whole genome shotgun sequence DNA encoding:
- the nxf1a gene encoding nuclear RNA export factor 1 isoform X1, translating into MAHTFYRKSYPNLAVVARVQNDDSGNFMVTREVIRPNFMTSGEHDDRTMPQFRNRKGKGMGRSFDRPRRDRQRGGHSGNVGGPGPRMRLGDADADIVMSDNSQDSSSQHRFKPYGRPFRKGGNGRFDRDGRQGKGKGGGFRGGNSGGGGKNQTGWYKVTIPHGKKYDKKWLLGALQNICSVPFKPVQYHIDHSRAHFYIDDSATANALHKCTHKITDRDGYKVEVHVNPSAPPSYLLSELKPEHLEPLKQCMSKRFDGSQQALDLNNIRTDPDLVSQNIEVILNRKTNMEAVIKIIEENIPELTSLNLSNNRIHKLDDLAELVTKVPHLKTLNLSNNELKSDRELDKLKGLKLVELWLNRNPLCDLFKDQAVYISAVRERFPRLLKLDGQDLPPPIGFDVETPTTIPPCKGSCFCSDDIKALILRFLQQYYSVYDSGDRQPLLDAYHDGASFSLTTPYSTQNPSRSSLGEYHKDSRNLKRLKDSTIRYRLLKHTRLNVVAFLNELPKTQHDIASFTVDVNTYTHTLLAFTVSGIFKEVAVDAKSRESTMAFSRVFITVPAGNTGLCIVNDQLFIRMATTEEIRRAFVAPAPTPSSSPVPTLTASQQDMLTAFSQKSGMNLEWSQKCLQDNAWDFNAAAQVFTQLKMEGKIPDVAFIK
- the nxf1a gene encoding nuclear RNA export factor 1 isoform X2, giving the protein MADGGRYYNEHDDRTMPQFRNRKGKGMGRSFDRPRRDRQRGGHSGNVGGPGPRMRLGDADADIVMSDNSQDSSSQHRFKPYGRPFRKGGNGRFDRDGRQGKGKGGGFRGGNSGGGGKNQTGWYKVTIPHGKKYDKKWLLGALQNICSVPFKPVQYHIDHSRAHFYIDDSATANALHKCTHKITDRDGYKVEVHVNPSAPPSYLLSELKPEHLEPLKQCMSKRFDGSQQALDLNNIRTDPDLVSQNIEVILNRKTNMEAVIKIIEENIPELTSLNLSNNRIHKLDDLAELVTKVPHLKTLNLSNNELKSDRELDKLKGLKLVELWLNRNPLCDLFKDQAVYISAVRERFPRLLKLDGQDLPPPIGFDVETPTTIPPCKGSCFCSDDIKALILRFLQQYYSVYDSGDRQPLLDAYHDGASFSLTTPYSTQNPSRSSLGEYHKDSRNLKRLKDSTIRYRLLKHTRLNVVAFLNELPKTQHDIASFTVDVNTYTHTLLAFTVSGIFKEVAVDAKSRESTMAFSRVFITVPAGNTGLCIVNDQLFIRMATTEEIRRAFVAPAPTPSSSPVPTLTASQQDMLTAFSQKSGMNLEWSQKCLQDNAWDFNAAAQVFTQLKMEGKIPDVAFIK